In Prescottella soli, a genomic segment contains:
- a CDS encoding acyl-CoA dehydrogenase family protein: MNFSFEDEYLDFQGTCRAFTQKHVRPVVLESEAAGRPPKTLWLEFGKARLLGLMTPEEHGGSGRDELAVAILAEELSRASGGIAVSALVSAYMAGTHIVHYGTPDQAASYSPAIAAGEKIAAIAVTEPGAGSDVAGITTRAVRTADGYRINGRKMFITNAGIADVFIVAAKTDPEAGHRGITTFLVDAGTPGLSVGSPLPKMGWHSSDTREVMLDDVEVPDSAVLGEIGRGFYQIMGAFQLERICLAAMGLGHAADSLRSATDYVSNRSVFGGRLGDRQSVRHRLARMHTLLEAARLLTYKAAAQLRDGDPQAANTVAMAKYYVAETTSQIVDDAVQLHGGSGFVEESGVARHYRDMRILRIGGGVDEVQLDIIAKQLLPGA; encoded by the coding sequence ATGAACTTTTCATTCGAAGACGAGTACCTGGACTTTCAGGGAACGTGCCGAGCCTTCACACAGAAACACGTTCGACCAGTCGTGCTGGAATCCGAAGCCGCCGGGCGTCCACCGAAGACCTTGTGGCTCGAGTTCGGAAAGGCACGACTGCTCGGCCTGATGACCCCGGAAGAACACGGTGGAAGCGGCCGGGACGAGCTGGCCGTGGCAATTCTCGCCGAGGAGCTGAGTCGCGCCAGCGGCGGGATCGCTGTAAGCGCACTGGTCAGCGCGTATATGGCCGGCACGCACATCGTCCACTACGGCACGCCTGACCAGGCCGCGTCCTACAGTCCAGCCATTGCAGCCGGCGAAAAGATCGCCGCGATTGCGGTCACCGAACCAGGCGCCGGGTCCGACGTCGCAGGTATCACCACACGTGCCGTCCGCACGGCGGACGGCTACCGGATCAACGGCCGCAAGATGTTCATCACCAACGCTGGGATCGCGGACGTTTTCATCGTCGCGGCGAAAACCGATCCCGAGGCGGGACACCGAGGCATCACGACATTCCTCGTCGACGCGGGTACGCCGGGGCTCTCGGTAGGGTCCCCTCTGCCCAAGATGGGCTGGCATTCATCAGACACGCGAGAGGTAATGCTCGACGACGTCGAAGTGCCCGACAGCGCGGTACTCGGCGAGATCGGGCGCGGCTTCTATCAGATCATGGGAGCGTTTCAGCTCGAACGAATCTGTCTCGCCGCCATGGGGTTGGGGCATGCGGCCGACAGTCTGCGAAGTGCGACCGACTATGTCTCGAACCGCAGCGTATTCGGAGGGCGTCTCGGAGATCGTCAATCTGTTCGCCACCGCCTCGCGCGAATGCACACCCTGCTCGAGGCTGCTCGACTGCTGACATACAAGGCGGCAGCACAATTGAGGGACGGTGACCCCCAGGCTGCGAACACCGTGGCTATGGCCAAGTACTACGTCGCAGAAACAACGTCCCAGATCGTCGACGACGCGGTCCAACTGCATGGTGGTTCGGGATTCGTCGAGGAGTCCGGGGTTGCTCGCCACTACCGCGACATGCGCATTCTGCGAATTGGCGGCGGTGTCGACGAGGTACAGCTCGACATCATCGCGAAGCAGCTGCTGCCCGGCGCTTGA